Proteins encoded in a region of the Planococcus shixiaomingii genome:
- a CDS encoding THUMP domain-containing class I SAM-dependent RNA methyltransferase — protein MATFKLLATAAMGLESIVADEVKALGYETQTENGKVFFEGDEKAIVKANLWLRTADRVKIIAGEFNAYTFDELFENTKAIEWEKFLPVDAEFPVSGKSVKSTLYSVPNCQSIVKKAIVERMKKAYARNSFLDESGPRFKIEVSILKDKVQLSIDTSGAGLHKRGYRLDQGEAPLKETLAAALVKLSRWTPDRPFVDPFCGSGTIVIEAAMIGQNIAPGFNRDFDSEEWPWMKTQIWEDARNEAEELANYDQPLNILGTDIDHRMVKIAEENAREAGFADLIQFEQRQVKDFTTQEENGVVIGNPPYGERIGEIEVIEEMISDMGHVFSKHPTWSVYMLSSMGRFETLYGQPATKKRKLFNGFIRTDLFQFWGESPKK, from the coding sequence ATGGCTACATTTAAATTACTTGCAACAGCTGCAATGGGTCTGGAATCGATCGTTGCGGACGAAGTGAAAGCACTGGGGTATGAAACCCAGACTGAAAACGGCAAAGTCTTTTTTGAAGGCGACGAAAAAGCAATTGTTAAAGCCAATTTATGGCTCCGCACAGCAGACCGTGTAAAAATCATCGCCGGCGAATTTAATGCCTATACATTCGATGAACTATTTGAAAATACAAAAGCGATCGAATGGGAAAAGTTCCTTCCGGTTGACGCTGAATTTCCGGTTTCCGGAAAATCGGTGAAATCGACTTTATATAGTGTGCCGAACTGCCAATCTATTGTCAAAAAAGCGATTGTTGAACGTATGAAAAAAGCATACGCACGCAACTCGTTTCTTGACGAGTCTGGTCCGCGCTTCAAAATTGAAGTATCGATTTTAAAAGACAAAGTCCAGTTGTCAATCGATACCAGCGGAGCAGGCCTGCACAAGCGTGGATACCGACTGGACCAAGGGGAAGCGCCACTTAAAGAAACATTGGCCGCTGCTCTTGTGAAGCTTTCCCGTTGGACGCCTGACCGTCCGTTCGTTGACCCGTTCTGTGGGTCAGGGACGATTGTCATTGAAGCGGCCATGATTGGACAAAACATCGCTCCTGGCTTTAATCGCGATTTTGACAGCGAAGAATGGCCATGGATGAAAACTCAAATTTGGGAAGATGCCCGCAACGAAGCAGAAGAGTTGGCAAATTACGATCAACCGCTTAATATACTTGGTACAGACATCGATCACCGCATGGTGAAAATTGCTGAAGAAAATGCAAGAGAAGCAGGGTTTGCTGATTTGATCCAGTTCGAGCAGCGCCAAGTGAAGGACTTTACTACCCAAGAAGAAAATGGCGTTGTCATCGGCAACCCGCCATATGGCGAGCGAATCGGTGAAATCGAAGTTATCGAAGAAATGATCAGCGACATGGGTCATGTGTTTTCAAAACACCCGACTTGGTCGGTTTATATGCTTTCTTCAATGGGGCGCTTTGAAACACTATACGGCCAGCCAGCAACAAAAAAACGAAAACTATTCAACGGTTTTATCCGGACAGATTTGTTCCAATTCTGGGGAGAAAGCCCGAAAAAATAA
- the gpsB gene encoding cell division regulator GpsB produces the protein MDTKFTAKDILEKDFKTGMRGYNQDEVDHFLDEIIQDYEIFSKKIEQLQNENKRLRAEMEDMPRKQASPVPGTTNFDILRRLSHLENHVFGNKLNNE, from the coding sequence ATGGATACTAAATTTACAGCGAAAGACATTTTGGAAAAAGATTTCAAAACAGGTATGCGAGGCTATAACCAAGACGAAGTAGATCATTTTTTAGACGAAATCATACAAGATTATGAAATTTTCTCAAAAAAGATCGAGCAGCTTCAAAATGAAAACAAACGGTTGCGCGCCGAAATGGAAGATATGCCGAGAAAGCAAGCGAGCCCGGTTCCAGGCACGACCAACTTCGATATTTTACGCCGGTTGTCTCACCTAGAAAATCATGTGTTTGGCAATAAACTCAACAACGAGTAA
- a CDS encoding DEAD/DEAH box helicase: protein MIRRKTLPQLMDEWKTEPDMMERIVHWHTMKEKPAKYADFPPEMHASLKEALRKKGIEKLYTHQREAFDLAVSKKSFTAVTPTASGKSYCYHLPVLHDILNNPGARALYLFPTKALAQDQKSDLHDLIEKTEQDILSYTYDGDTSPAIRTKVRKAGQIVMTNPDMLHSAILPHHTKWVSLFENLHYIVIDELHTYKGVFGTHVAHVIRRLKRICEFYGSDPVFICTSATIANPRELAEKLTNTDHVLIDQNGAPSGKKHIVFYNPPIVHPTFGVRRSAILEVRDLATHLIKNGIQTIVFAKSRVRVEMLVTYLQAVTKMKLQDESIKGYRGGYLPSERRAIEKGLRDGTIQCVVSTNALELGVDIGQLQACIMTGYPGNIASAWQQAGRAGRRQDESLVVYVAQSTALDQYIINHPEYLLDQSPEEARIHPENIIILMDHLKCASFELPFRTDDQYGEFEVQELLEYLQEQGVLVKTSDRWHWMSDRFPAHDISLRSASQENVVIIDQSVPSDTRVIGEMDRFSAMTLLHEEAIYLHQGTQFQVEILDWEEKKAFVTEVDVDYFTDANLAVELKVMSEDKTREFHDAYVHFGDIAVLAMPTIFKKIRFDTHDNIGSGPISLPAEELHTSSTWLSFARPENFSEAELSDTMTGAAYAIESFIPIFVQCDRRDVHVVPQVKSPHNDLPSFFIHDSYPGGIGISERIYDLWQPLLDKAQQHVTECPCLDGCPSCIGAQDAAISMKGHVIQLLNELRKEG from the coding sequence ATGATTAGACGCAAAACCTTACCTCAATTGATGGACGAATGGAAAACAGAGCCGGACATGATGGAACGCATCGTCCATTGGCATACGATGAAAGAAAAACCGGCAAAATACGCGGACTTTCCTCCAGAGATGCATGCAAGCTTAAAAGAGGCGCTGCGAAAAAAAGGAATTGAAAAGCTATACACGCATCAACGTGAGGCATTCGATTTGGCCGTAAGCAAAAAGTCGTTTACGGCTGTTACGCCGACCGCCTCAGGAAAATCTTATTGTTACCATTTGCCGGTCCTTCATGACATTTTGAACAATCCCGGTGCGCGGGCGTTGTATTTATTTCCGACAAAAGCACTGGCGCAAGACCAAAAAAGCGATTTGCATGACTTGATCGAGAAAACGGAACAAGACATTTTATCATACACGTATGATGGCGACACTTCGCCGGCCATCCGGACGAAAGTACGAAAAGCGGGCCAAATCGTCATGACCAATCCGGACATGCTTCACTCGGCCATTTTGCCGCATCACACGAAATGGGTCTCTCTTTTTGAGAATCTTCATTATATAGTGATCGATGAGCTTCATACGTATAAAGGGGTTTTTGGCACGCACGTGGCCCACGTTATCCGCCGGTTGAAGCGTATATGCGAATTTTACGGCAGCGACCCGGTATTCATCTGCACGTCGGCGACCATCGCCAATCCAAGAGAACTGGCAGAAAAGTTAACCAATACGGATCATGTGCTGATTGATCAAAACGGAGCACCGAGCGGCAAGAAACACATCGTTTTTTACAACCCGCCCATTGTCCATCCGACATTCGGTGTCCGGAGAAGCGCTATTCTCGAAGTTCGGGATTTGGCGACCCATCTAATTAAAAATGGCATCCAGACCATTGTCTTCGCTAAAAGCCGTGTCCGGGTTGAAATGCTCGTCACGTATTTGCAGGCAGTAACGAAAATGAAATTGCAGGACGAGTCGATCAAAGGGTACCGGGGCGGTTATTTGCCATCAGAACGGCGCGCCATTGAAAAAGGGCTGCGCGACGGTACCATTCAGTGCGTCGTTTCCACGAATGCACTGGAACTGGGAGTGGATATCGGTCAGTTGCAGGCATGCATCATGACGGGATATCCCGGCAATATTGCAAGTGCTTGGCAGCAAGCGGGACGTGCAGGAAGACGGCAAGACGAATCACTCGTTGTTTATGTAGCCCAATCAACCGCACTCGATCAATATATTATCAATCATCCGGAATATTTACTAGACCAATCTCCGGAAGAAGCAAGAATTCATCCGGAAAATATTATTATTTTGATGGATCACTTGAAATGCGCATCGTTTGAGCTACCTTTTAGAACCGATGATCAATACGGGGAGTTCGAGGTGCAGGAGCTGCTGGAGTATTTGCAGGAACAAGGTGTCCTCGTGAAGACATCTGACCGCTGGCATTGGATGAGTGACCGGTTTCCGGCGCACGATATTTCACTGCGCTCGGCATCACAGGAAAATGTGGTAATTATCGATCAATCAGTTCCATCCGATACGAGAGTTATCGGGGAAATGGACCGGTTCAGCGCCATGACTTTATTGCACGAAGAAGCCATTTACCTGCACCAAGGCACACAGTTCCAAGTGGAAATCCTTGATTGGGAAGAAAAAAAAGCGTTCGTTACAGAAGTGGATGTTGATTATTTTACGGATGCAAATTTAGCGGTTGAGCTGAAAGTGATGAGCGAAGACAAAACCCGCGAGTTCCACGATGCCTATGTGCATTTTGGCGATATTGCCGTTTTAGCCATGCCGACCATTTTTAAAAAGATCCGCTTTGACACGCATGACAATATCGGGTCGGGGCCGATTTCCTTGCCAGCAGAAGAACTTCACACCAGTTCAACGTGGCTCAGTTTCGCGCGGCCTGAAAACTTCAGTGAAGCGGAATTGTCCGATACGATGACCGGAGCGGCTTACGCTATTGAGTCGTTCATCCCTATTTTTGTGCAGTGCGATAGAAGAGATGTGCATGTCGTGCCGCAAGTGAAATCGCCTCATAACGATTTGCCGTCGTTTTTCATTCATGATTCCTACCCAGGTGGCATTGGCATCAGTGAACGCATATATGATTTATGGCAGCCGCTGCTTGATAAAGCGCAACAGCACGTTACCGAATGCCCATGTTTGGACGGCTGTCCGTCATGCATCGGTGCTCAGGATGCTGCAATCAGTATGAAAGGCCACGTCATTCAGTTGTTGAATGAGCTTCGCAAAGAGGGGTGA
- a CDS encoding ATP-dependent DNA helicase → MRQPIPFLLTKDKTFFESLSEWIGDIFYDVLPEKGYDERDEQIFMAFQIEQALKDKAVLFAEAGVGTGKTLAYLLPAIAYARYRGRPALISCADETLIEQLVKKGGDIDRLNDLFDLNLDVRLAKSRDQYLCLQRLEGAQKRSDDEFLDDIQDSLPEFVNKTFSMQNTFPYGERSSFPDVTDEEWQQVNYHPIQNCAACELRNKCGQTIHRNHYREATDLVICSHDFLMEHIWTKETRQREGQTPLLPESSLIVLDEGHLLEFAAQRALTYEVQERTLLEVTESIMVDGVREKTLNMIETCIDLHNEFFRTLRSCLIPSDEDRKGIDKKPELIALGKGLVRHIDGMMEEFVFEGELYTIPEYELKMAEEYFEKYTFSMRLFVEEGDAINWLEVKDEVETLVIMPRLVTDILDEKLFDGKVPIVFSSATLSIQKDFSYLSDSLGIPKYQSFSVPSPFDYEDVMKVIKHPLHQQDKNQRVFELFASGEQTLVLFKSKLDMDRFKRSLPSGHGVKIEFEGDRELSTVVREFQDGNFQVLCSYHLWEGLDLPGDALTKVIIVDLPFPPQDPVFDAKRKFSVNPLEEIDLPFMQLRIQQGIGRLIRTSNDHGEIHLLLNEEELAIEHLWQTILPVHAENV, encoded by the coding sequence ATGAGACAACCTATTCCATTTCTATTAACAAAAGACAAAACTTTTTTTGAATCACTCAGCGAATGGATCGGCGATATATTTTATGATGTCCTCCCTGAAAAAGGCTACGATGAGCGGGATGAACAGATTTTTATGGCTTTTCAAATCGAACAGGCGTTAAAAGATAAAGCGGTCTTGTTTGCAGAAGCCGGCGTCGGCACGGGCAAAACTCTTGCCTATTTGCTGCCGGCTATCGCTTATGCCCGGTACCGGGGAAGACCGGCACTGATTTCGTGCGCCGATGAAACATTGATTGAGCAATTGGTTAAAAAAGGCGGCGATATTGACCGGCTTAACGATTTGTTTGACTTGAATCTCGATGTTCGCCTGGCGAAATCACGCGATCAATATTTATGTCTTCAGCGTCTCGAAGGTGCTCAAAAGCGCAGCGATGACGAATTTTTGGATGACATTCAAGACAGCTTGCCGGAATTCGTCAACAAAACTTTTTCAATGCAAAATACGTTCCCATACGGGGAACGCTCGAGTTTCCCGGATGTCACCGACGAAGAATGGCAGCAGGTCAACTACCATCCGATCCAAAACTGTGCGGCCTGCGAGCTGCGCAATAAATGCGGACAGACGATTCACCGCAACCATTACCGGGAAGCTACCGACTTGGTCATTTGCTCGCATGACTTCTTGATGGAGCATATTTGGACAAAAGAAACGCGCCAGCGTGAAGGGCAGACGCCATTGCTTCCGGAATCCTCGTTGATCGTGCTTGATGAAGGGCATTTATTGGAATTTGCTGCACAGCGTGCGTTGACGTATGAAGTGCAGGAGCGGACACTTCTTGAAGTGACTGAAAGCATTATGGTTGACGGCGTACGTGAAAAAACCTTGAATATGATTGAAACGTGCATCGATTTGCATAACGAGTTTTTCCGGACGCTTCGCAGCTGCTTGATTCCAAGTGATGAAGACCGGAAAGGCATTGATAAGAAACCGGAATTGATTGCGCTTGGCAAAGGACTGGTCCGCCACATTGATGGGATGATGGAAGAGTTCGTTTTTGAAGGGGAACTTTACACAATCCCTGAATACGAACTGAAAATGGCTGAAGAATATTTTGAAAAGTACACGTTCTCAATGCGCTTATTTGTTGAAGAAGGCGATGCCATCAATTGGCTGGAAGTGAAAGACGAAGTGGAAACGCTCGTCATCATGCCGCGATTGGTGACAGATATTTTGGATGAAAAGTTATTTGACGGTAAAGTGCCGATTGTCTTTTCTTCCGCCACATTGTCCATTCAAAAAGATTTCAGTTACTTATCCGATAGCTTAGGAATTCCGAAATACCAATCATTTTCTGTGCCATCGCCGTTCGACTATGAAGATGTCATGAAAGTGATCAAGCATCCGCTGCATCAACAAGATAAAAACCAGCGTGTATTTGAATTATTCGCTTCAGGCGAACAAACATTGGTGCTTTTCAAATCCAAACTGGATATGGATAGATTCAAGCGTTCGCTGCCGTCAGGGCATGGAGTGAAAATCGAATTTGAAGGAGACCGTGAACTTTCGACGGTGGTCAGAGAATTCCAGGACGGCAACTTCCAAGTTCTTTGCTCTTACCATTTGTGGGAAGGATTGGACTTGCCGGGAGATGCATTGACGAAAGTCATTATTGTCGATTTGCCGTTTCCGCCGCAAGACCCGGTATTTGATGCGAAACGCAAATTCAGCGTGAATCCACTGGAAGAAATCGATTTGCCGTTCATGCAGCTGCGTATCCAACAAGGCATCGGCCGTTTGATCCGAACTTCCAATGACCACGGAGAAATCCACTTGCTGTTGAACGAAGAAGAATTGGCGATCGAACATTTATGGCAGACAATTCTTCCGGTTCATGCGGAAAATGTCTAA
- the recU gene encoding Holliday junction resolvase RecU, protein MAINYPNGKKFIPSKTQPAAKKKKDFSFSNRGKTLEDELNETNDYYLQLGLAVIHKKPVPVQIVKVEYPSRSAAVIREAYFRTPSTTDYNGVWNGKYVDFEAKETENKTSFPLKNIHEHQIHHMSQVVKQNGMAFLILRFSSLQRYFIMRFESLEIFWNRMLAGGRKSITLEEIEEASIEIAPSAFPPIDYLPVLHKL, encoded by the coding sequence ATGGCCATCAACTACCCGAACGGGAAAAAATTCATTCCCTCGAAGACGCAGCCGGCAGCAAAAAAGAAAAAGGATTTTTCTTTCAGCAATCGGGGTAAGACATTAGAGGATGAGTTAAATGAAACAAATGATTATTATTTGCAGCTGGGTCTTGCCGTAATCCACAAAAAACCGGTTCCAGTGCAAATTGTCAAAGTCGAATACCCGTCCAGAAGCGCAGCGGTAATTAGGGAAGCTTATTTTAGAACTCCATCTACAACAGATTACAATGGTGTTTGGAACGGGAAATACGTTGATTTTGAAGCCAAAGAGACGGAAAATAAAACTTCCTTTCCTCTTAAAAATATTCATGAACACCAAATCCATCACATGTCACAAGTCGTCAAACAAAATGGCATGGCGTTTTTGATTCTTCGTTTTTCGTCCCTACAGCGCTATTTCATCATGCGCTTTGAGTCATTGGAAATCTTTTGGAACCGGATGCTAGCAGGAGGCCGAAAGTCGATTACATTAGAGGAAATTGAAGAAGCCTCTATCGAGATTGCACCTAGTGCTTTTCCGCCCATTGATTACCTGCCTGTCCTGCATAAGCTTTAA
- a CDS encoding ribonuclease H-like domain-containing protein yields the protein MSFESKLLQMKGLLKKEPAKKQKAKAAERPLHEPKWNRIGLELKENKFGFVFEKKIRYPLDLVHGKVTLNELDRVLAAWGNVEFAHPFKLNPADPIVFFDTETTGLSGTGAYIFLVGLLVKKETHFEMTQYIMPDPSHEAAFLYETGLWKDDNPIIFSYNGKSFDWPQLMSRWTMHRNLLPKLPVPQQIDLFHGTKRIWKNELERMKLSTIEEEKLGFKREGDVPGYLIPAIYLDAVKSGFPDALEKVLFHNELDILSLVSLYVLASDLLMDDFASETSGAYTNIGKWYADLKQFDQSAIYLEHVTEQRGAQAALARYLLAIQKKRSGQPEEAVRLFKEAAPHLRGTVEVEAWIHAAKLYEHQLGNIEQAIIMTGFAKEASEHTKIRNSLILDIQKRQNRLEEKKKKKHLQVNKI from the coding sequence ATGTCGTTTGAAAGCAAACTTCTCCAGATGAAAGGCTTGCTGAAAAAAGAGCCTGCTAAAAAACAAAAAGCGAAAGCAGCAGAACGCCCTTTGCATGAACCGAAATGGAACCGGATTGGCCTTGAACTCAAGGAAAACAAATTCGGCTTTGTCTTTGAGAAGAAAATTAGGTATCCGCTAGACTTGGTTCATGGAAAAGTTACGTTAAATGAGTTGGACCGAGTGCTGGCTGCTTGGGGCAATGTGGAATTCGCCCATCCGTTCAAATTGAATCCGGCAGACCCGATTGTCTTTTTTGATACCGAGACGACGGGCTTAAGTGGCACGGGTGCATACATCTTTTTAGTGGGGTTGCTCGTGAAAAAAGAAACCCACTTCGAAATGACCCAATACATTATGCCGGATCCCTCTCACGAAGCCGCTTTTTTGTATGAGACCGGTTTGTGGAAAGATGACAATCCGATCATATTTTCTTATAACGGCAAAAGTTTTGATTGGCCGCAGCTGATGTCGAGATGGACGATGCACCGCAATCTTTTGCCAAAGCTGCCGGTTCCGCAGCAAATTGATTTGTTTCACGGCACGAAGCGCATCTGGAAAAATGAGCTTGAGCGGATGAAACTGAGTACCATTGAAGAAGAAAAGCTTGGCTTCAAGCGTGAAGGCGATGTTCCCGGGTATTTAATTCCGGCGATTTACTTGGACGCCGTGAAAAGCGGTTTTCCGGATGCGTTGGAAAAAGTATTGTTCCATAATGAACTGGATATTTTATCGCTCGTTTCATTGTATGTCTTGGCTTCGGATTTGTTGATGGATGACTTTGCTTCAGAAACGAGCGGCGCGTATACGAATATAGGGAAATGGTATGCTGACCTGAAGCAGTTTGATCAAAGTGCCATTTACTTGGAACACGTAACGGAACAGCGCGGGGCGCAGGCGGCTTTGGCCCGATACTTGCTCGCTATCCAGAAAAAACGCAGCGGGCAGCCTGAAGAAGCTGTCCGGCTCTTTAAAGAAGCTGCGCCTCATTTGCGCGGCACGGTAGAAGTCGAAGCGTGGATTCATGCAGCGAAACTGTATGAACACCAACTGGGCAATATTGAGCAAGCGATTATCATGACGGGATTTGCAAAAGAAGCAAGTGAGCATACAAAAATCCGCAATTCCTTAATATTGGATATCCAAAAAAGGCAAAATCGTTTGGAAGAAAAGAAGAAAAAAAAACACCTGCAAGTTAACAAGATATAG
- a CDS encoding YppE family protein, translating into MTVRELSSVLYDECGKCLDRFYDMRERDAVPDFYEDVKPYADYWHDFINEWQKESLLYIQQERPKYVHKPQIDTAAEGMAQFFVQSFYKETSKKRFVQSIQSAQYTLQTFINAIDERAGSHD; encoded by the coding sequence ATGACAGTCCGAGAACTCTCTTCCGTATTATATGATGAATGCGGAAAATGCCTGGACCGCTTTTACGATATGCGTGAACGCGACGCGGTTCCAGATTTCTATGAAGATGTAAAACCATACGCCGATTATTGGCATGATTTCATAAATGAATGGCAAAAGGAATCGCTTTTGTATATTCAGCAAGAACGCCCGAAATATGTCCATAAGCCGCAAATCGATACGGCGGCAGAAGGCATGGCGCAATTTTTTGTCCAAAGCTTTTATAAGGAAACGAGCAAGAAACGCTTTGTTCAAAGCATACAGTCGGCTCAGTATACACTTCAGACTTTTATAAATGCCATTGATGAAAGAGCGGGAAGCCATGATTAG
- a CDS encoding penicillin-binding protein 1A → MSEKPVSREQRRKAIEQQKKKSNKKEKKTGGSWFKRIFMAVVLIGLIGFICGAGLFAYYASSAPEIDEELLRDPISPTFIAADGKTEIPYMTAENRTYVNYEDIPKVLEDAILATEDNRFYKHSGIDVIRLGGAVIANITGGFGSQGASTITQQVIKNSFLSNDKTLKRKAQEAYLAFQLERKYEKEEIFEMYFNKILMSGNIYGFGTAAEYFYGKPLAELELHEAATLAGMPQSPNGYNPFKNPDRAETRRNVVLSLMEQHGKITKEEKEAAQAIPLEDSLLKKEDRKQTAATGEFTAFMEMVEDEIESLDGDISLDEGLTIYTTLDPTVQKAVNKAMASDLFFDEEVESAMTIVDTKTGGIRAIGAGRDYSGDVRRNYAISRDRVIGSTIKPLIDYGPAIEKMNWSTGQTVVDEPYSYEGGQEIRNVDGEFLGPMTIREALYRSRNIPAVKTLQEVGFKEASKFAKRLGLDFGNVYESAALGSPEKNISTVEMAGAFAAFGNSGEFTEPHTVTKIVFRDGTTEQVVQPEPVQAMKDSTAYMVTDMLRDAVDPNIPGATGKEAAISGLDLAGKTGTSNYTAKEYSDYNLDASSAPDVWFAGYTTDYSISVWSGYPSRKYAIDTASNERLLAQRLFKQVMSDISSSDTAGFKKPESVVEKTIELGSTPLKLASPFTPLYLRKTELFVRGEEPQQVSEKFIQKDLAVPSGLRANVEGNSVNLSWSYSGSQDVAFEVAVNGSTLTTTGDTGYTFNGLEPGTSYTFTVIAFTDDQHSKPASVTVEVAAVEEEPVEEEPVEEEPVEEEPVEEEPVEEEPAEEEPAEEEPAEEEPAEEEPAEEEPAEEEPAEEEPAEEEPAKEEKSEKKDDSASRSGQSENPDENKGNGKQGNENQEKGNGNGNQGKGNGNGNQGKGNGNGNGNENSGNGNGN, encoded by the coding sequence GTGAGCGAAAAACCAGTTTCGCGCGAACAGCGCAGAAAAGCAATCGAACAACAAAAGAAGAAAAGCAACAAGAAAGAGAAAAAAACAGGAGGGTCATGGTTTAAACGCATCTTCATGGCCGTTGTTCTAATTGGCCTCATTGGCTTTATCTGCGGAGCCGGCTTATTTGCTTATTACGCCAGCAGCGCTCCGGAAATAGATGAAGAACTTCTAAGAGATCCCATAAGCCCGACTTTTATAGCGGCTGACGGAAAAACGGAAATTCCTTATATGACTGCCGAGAACCGGACTTATGTCAATTACGAAGATATTCCGAAAGTATTGGAAGATGCGATCCTTGCAACTGAAGATAATCGCTTCTATAAGCACTCGGGCATCGATGTTATCCGGCTCGGCGGTGCTGTCATTGCCAACATTACAGGCGGTTTCGGTTCACAAGGTGCAAGTACGATTACGCAGCAAGTGATCAAAAACTCGTTTCTGTCTAATGATAAAACGCTAAAGCGTAAAGCACAGGAAGCTTATCTTGCCTTCCAGCTTGAGCGGAAATATGAAAAAGAAGAAATCTTTGAAATGTATTTCAATAAAATTCTGATGTCCGGAAATATCTACGGTTTCGGGACAGCTGCTGAATATTTTTACGGGAAACCACTCGCTGAATTGGAGTTGCATGAAGCAGCAACGTTGGCGGGTATGCCTCAAAGCCCGAACGGCTATAACCCATTTAAAAATCCCGATCGCGCTGAAACAAGACGCAACGTGGTACTGAGCCTCATGGAACAGCACGGTAAAATTACTAAAGAAGAAAAAGAAGCCGCGCAAGCGATTCCTCTTGAAGATTCCTTGCTTAAAAAAGAAGACAGAAAACAAACCGCAGCAACAGGTGAATTTACCGCCTTTATGGAAATGGTGGAAGACGAAATCGAATCATTGGATGGCGATATTTCTTTAGACGAAGGATTGACCATTTATACAACACTTGATCCAACGGTCCAAAAAGCCGTTAACAAAGCCATGGCATCTGATTTGTTCTTCGATGAAGAGGTAGAATCCGCAATGACGATTGTCGATACGAAAACCGGCGGTATTCGGGCCATTGGGGCAGGACGCGATTACAGTGGTGATGTACGAAGAAACTACGCGATTTCTCGTGACCGCGTCATCGGTTCAACAATTAAACCTTTAATCGACTATGGTCCGGCCATCGAAAAGATGAACTGGTCTACTGGCCAAACAGTTGTGGACGAACCTTATTCGTATGAAGGCGGTCAGGAAATCCGCAATGTGGATGGTGAGTTTTTAGGTCCCATGACCATTCGTGAAGCTTTGTACCGTTCGCGCAATATCCCGGCAGTAAAAACTTTACAGGAAGTCGGCTTTAAGGAAGCTTCAAAATTTGCCAAAAGACTCGGACTTGATTTTGGAAATGTTTATGAATCAGCTGCCCTAGGATCACCAGAGAAAAATATTTCGACAGTTGAAATGGCCGGAGCGTTTGCGGCATTTGGCAACAGCGGTGAATTTACTGAACCCCACACCGTCACAAAAATCGTTTTCCGTGACGGCACGACTGAACAAGTCGTTCAGCCAGAACCGGTACAAGCCATGAAAGACAGCACTGCTTACATGGTAACGGATATGCTGCGCGATGCAGTAGACCCTAACATTCCAGGAGCCACGGGCAAGGAAGCGGCCATTAGCGGCCTTGATTTAGCAGGTAAAACGGGAACTTCCAATTATACAGCCAAAGAATACAGCGATTATAATTTGGATGCAAGTTCTGCTCCAGACGTTTGGTTTGCAGGCTATACAACGGATTATTCTATCTCTGTGTGGAGTGGATACCCTTCTCGTAAATATGCGATTGATACCGCGTCAAACGAGCGCTTATTGGCGCAGCGCCTCTTTAAACAAGTGATGTCTGATATCTCAAGCTCTGATACAGCCGGATTTAAAAAACCGGAATCTGTTGTGGAAAAGACAATTGAACTAGGATCAACTCCTCTTAAATTAGCGAGTCCGTTTACACCGCTTTACTTAAGAAAAACAGAGTTGTTTGTACGCGGTGAAGAACCGCAGCAAGTTTCTGAAAAGTTCATTCAGAAAGATTTGGCTGTTCCTTCTGGCTTGCGCGCTAATGTTGAAGGAAACTCTGTTAATTTATCTTGGTCTTACAGCGGTTCGCAAGATGTAGCGTTTGAAGTTGCAGTTAACGGATCTACCTTAACCACCACTGGCGATACCGGCTATACGTTTAATGGCCTTGAACCAGGAACTTCTTACACATTTACTGTTATAGCTTTTACCGATGATCAGCATAGTAAACCCGCTTCAGTAACAGTAGAAGTCGCGGCGGTTGAAGAAGAACCAGTCGAAGAAGAACCGGTTGAAGAAGAACCGGTCGAAGAAGAACCGGTCGAAGAAGAACCGGTCGAAGAAGAACCGGCCGAAGAAGAACCGGCCGAAGAAGAGCCGGCTGAAGAAGAACCGGCTGAAGAAGAACCAGCCGAAGAAGAACCGGCTGAAGAAGAACCAGCTGAAGAAGAGCCAGCTGAAGAAGAACCAGCTAAAGAAGAAAAAAGCGAGAAAAAGGATGATTCTGCCTCTCGCAGTGGCCAGTCTGAAAATCCCGATGAAAATAAAGGCAACGGCAAGCAAGGAAATGAGAACCAAGAAAAAGGCAATGGAAATGGGAACCAAGGAAAAGGCAATGGAAATGGGAACCAAGGAAAAGGCAATGGGAACGGAAACGGAAATGAGAATTCAGGAAATGGGAACGGCAATTAA